The sequence GCGCTGGAGCAATGCGGCGGAAACCTCTCGGCGGCTGCGCGTGTGCTGGGCATCACGCGACCCCAGCTGGCCTATCGGGTGCGCAAGCGCGGGCTCGTGGTGAAGTCAGGGCCGGGTTGAGGGACGAAGCATGAACGGTCGCAGGTAAACCAACCTCGCTGGATTGACTCTCAGGGTTTGCCCTGATCGCCGGTCCGGCGATTCGGACGGGCTCCTTGCTCCGCATCCGGATCGTCGGCGGCGCGTCCGCTTCATGCCCATCTCATCTTTCATGAAATCAACGACTTAGCGTGCCTTGCACGCCGCGCGACGCGTGGCACATCGATTGCTGTGTACCAAGGCCGGCCGCATCGCCCGATGCGGCTTTCGGCCACGACACAGGAGACAAACCGATGAGCACCATGGGTGACCTTGACCCCACGGAAACTGGCGAGTGGATCGATGCGCTCGGCGCGGTTCAACAACACCGCGGCAGCGAACGTACGAACTTTCTGTTGAATCGCCTGGTCGACCAGGGCCGCCGCGACGGGGTGTACGTGCCCCGTTCGCTGAACACGGCGTACAAGAACACCATCCCGCCCGAGCAGGAAGAAAAGTCCCCCGGCAACCGCGAGATCGAGCACCGCCTGCGCTCGATCATCCGCTGGAACGCGATGGCGATCATCCTGCGCGCCAACAAGGACTCGTCGGAGCTCGGCGGCCACATCGCGAGCTTCCAGTCGGCGGCCACGCTCTACGACATCGGCTTCGGCCACTTCTGGCACGCGGCCACCGACACGCACGGCGGCGACCTGCTGTTCATCCAGGGCCACAGCTCGCCCGGCATCTATGCGCGCGCTTTTCTCGAAGGCCGCCTGAGCGAGCAGCAACTGCTCAACTACCGCCAGGAGTCCGAGGGCGGCGGCATCCCGTCGTACCCGCACCCGTGGCTCATGCCCGACTTCTGGCAGTTCCCCACGGTGTCGATGGGGCTCGGCCCGCTGATGGCGATCTACCAGGCGCGCTTTCTCAAGTACCTGCATGGCCGGGGTCTCGCAGACACGGCACCGCGCAAGGTCTGGGCCTTCATGGGCGACGGCGAAATGGACGAGCCCGAATCGCTCGGCGCCATCTCGCTCGCGGGCCGCGAGAGCCTGGACAACCTCGTGTTCGTCATCAACTGCAACCTGCAGCGCCTCGACGGCCCGGTGCGCGGCAACGGCAAGATCGTGCAGGAACTGGAGAGCGTGTTCCGCGGGGCAGGCTGGAACGTCATCAAGGTGCTCTGGGGCAGCGGCTGGGACAAGCTGCTCGCCAAGGACAAGAGCGGCAAGCTGCTGCAGCGCATGGAGGAGTGCGTGGACGGCGAGTACCAGGACTTCAAGAGCAAGAGCGGCGCCTACGTGCGCGAGCATTTCTTCGGCAAGTACGACGAGACCAAGGCGCTGGTCGCCGACATGAGCGACGACGAGATCTGGGGCCTCACGCGCGGCGGTCACGACCCCGAGAAGGTGTTCGCCGCGTATGCCGCGGCCGTCAAGCACAAGGGCCAGCCCACGCTGATCCTGCCCAAGACGGTCAAGGGCTACGGCATGGGCGAATCGGGCGAAGGCCAGATGATCGCGCACCAGGCCAAGAAGATGACGCAGGACGCGCTGCGCGGCTTTCGCGACCGCTTCCAGATCCCGGTGTCCGACGAAGAACTGCCCAACGTGCCCTTCATCCAGCTGGCCGAAGACAGCCCCGAGATGAAGTACCTGCGCGAGCGCCGCGCCGCGCTCGGCGGCTACCTGCCGCAGCGCCGCCGCAAGTCGACCGCGCTCGAGATTCCGCCGCTGGCCACCTTCGAGCGCCTGCTCAAGGACACTGGCGAGCGCGAGATCTCCACCACCATGGCCTTCGTGCAGATGCTCGGCACGCTGGTGCGGGACAAGGCCATCGGCAAGCACGTGGTGCCCATCGTGCCCGACGAGTCGCGCACCTTCGGCATGGAAGGCATGTTCCGCCAGCTGGGCATCTGGTCCTCGCTCGGCCAGCTCTACAAGCCGCAGGACGCCGACCAGCTCATGTACTACCGCGAGTCGAAGGACGGCCAGGTGCTGCAGGAAGGCATCAACGAGGGCGGCGCGATGTCCAGCTGGATCGTCGCGGCCACCTCGTACAGCACGAACAACGTGCCGATGATCCCGTTCTACATCTACTACTCGATGTTCGGCCTGCAGCGCGTGGGCGACCTGGCCTGGCTGGCCGGCGACATGCGGGCGCGCGGCTTCCTGCTCGGCGGCACCGCGGGGCGCACCACGCTCAACGGCGAAGGCCTGCAGCACGAGGACGGCCACAGCCACATCCTGGCCGGCACCATTCCGAACTGCGTTTCGTACGACCCGACCTTCGCCTACGAGGTGGTCGCCATCGTGCGCGACGGCATGCGCCGCATGTACGCCGAGCAGGAGGACGTGTATTACTACATCACCCTCATGAACGAGAACTACCCGCACCCCGGCATGCCCGAGGGCAGCGAGGCGGGCATTCTCAAGGGGCTGTACCAACTGAGCGACGGCGGCAAGGCGCCGAAGAAGGGTCACCGCGTGCAGCTCATGGGCAGCGGCACCATCCTGCGCGAGGTGATGTTCGCGGCCGAACTGCTGAAGGCCGACTTCGGCATCGCCGCCGACGTGTGGAGCGCCACCAGCTACAACGAGTTGCGCCGCGACGGCATGGCCGCCGAGCGCTGGAGCCGGCTGCACCCCACCGAGCCGGCGCGCAAGAGCCATGTCGAGCAATGTCTCGAAGGCCACGACGGCCCGGTCATCGCGGCCACCGACTACATGCGCAACTACGCCGACCAGGTGCGCGAGTACGTGCACGCCTCGGGCCGGCGCTACACCGTGCTGGGCACCGACGGCTTCGGCCGCAGCGACTACCGCAAGAAGCTGCGCCGCTTCTTCGAGGTCGACCGCTGGCACGTGGCCGTGGCCGCGCTCAAGGCGCTGGCCGACGACGGCGTGATCAGGCACGCCGTGGTGGCCGAGGCCATCGCGAAGTACGGGCTCGATGCCGAGCGCGCAGCCCCCTGGACCGTCTGAGGCAAGGCAGCAGAACATGAGCAACGCAATCGACATCAAGGTGCCGGACATCGGCGATTTCAGCGACGTGCCGGTCATCGAAATCTTCGTGAAGCCCGGCGACACGGTGAAGGCCGAAGACCCGCTGGTCTCGCTCGAATCGGACAAGGCGACGATGGAAGTGCCCGCGCCGCGCGGCGGGGTGGTCGAGTCCATCGCCGTGAAGCTGGGCGACAAGGTCAGCGAAGGCAGCGTCATCATGACCTTCAAGGCGGAGGGCGGCTCGGCCGCTCCCGCGCCCGCCGAGGCGGCCAAGCCCAGCGTGAGCGCCGCGCCTTCCGCCACCAGCGCACCGGCCGGGGTGGCCGAAGTGCGCGTGCCCGACATCGGCGACTTCAAGGACGTGCCGGTCATCGAGATCTTCGTGAAGGTCGGTGACACGGTGAAGGCCGAGGACCCGATCGTCTCGCTCGAATCCGACAAGGCGACGATGGACGTGCCCGCGCCGCTCTCGGGCGTGGTGACGGCCATCGGCATCAAGATCGGAGACAAGGTCAGCGAGGGGTCTGTGATCCTGTCGCTGGCGACCGGTGATGCGCCTGCCGCCAACGCTGCTGCACCCGCACCGGCGGCACCTGCCGCTGCGGCGCCCACGCAAGCCGCGGCATCGGCGGGCGGCACCATCGACGAAGCCGCCTTCGCGCTCGCCTACGCCGGCCCCGCCGTGCGCAAGCTCGCCCGCGAACTCGGCGTCGACCTCGGCAAGCTCAAGGGCACCGGGGACCACGGCCGCATCGTGCGCGCCGACGTCGAGGCCTTCGCGAAGGGCGGGGGTGCATCTGCCGCGCCGGCCGCCGGCAAGGCTGGTGCAGCGCCAGCTGGCGGCGGTGTCGGCGGCATCGACCTCTTGCCCTGGCCCAAGGTCGACTTCGCCAAGTTCGGTCCGACCGAGCGCAAGGAACTGTCACGCATCAAGAAGATCAGCGCCGCCAACCTGCACCGCAACTGGGTCGTCATTCCGCACGTGACGACGCACGACGAGGCCGACATCACCGACCTCGAGCAGTTCCGCGTGCAGATGAACAAGGAGCTGGAAAAGTCGGGCGTCAAGATCAGCATGCTGCCCTTCATGATGAAGGCGGCCGTGGCGGCGCTGAAGAAGTTCCCGGAGTTCAACGCCAGCCTCGACGGCGACGCCCTGGTGCTCAAGAACTACTGGCACATCGGCTTCGCGGCCGACACGCCCAACGGGCTCATGGTGCCGGTGATCCGCGACGTCGACAAGAAGACGGTGCCCGACATTGCCAAGGAGATGGGCGAGCTCGCCAAGCTCGCGCGCGACGGCAAGCTCAAGCCCGACCAGATGTCGGGCGGCACCTTCACCATCAGCTCGCTGGGCGGCATCGGCGGCATCTACTTCACGCCGATCATCAATGCGCCCGAGGTCGCCATCATGGGCGTGTGCAAGAGCTACTGGAAGCAGCACTCCAGCGACGGCAAGACCTACACCTCGCGCCTCACGCTGCCGCTGTCCCTCTCATGGGACCACCGCGTGATCGACGGCGCCGCCGCCGCGCGCTTCAACGTCTATTTCGCCAACGTGCTCGCCGACCTGCGGCGCGTGCTGTTCTGAAGGAAGCTCCCAATGGCACACATGGTGGAAGTCAAGGTCCCCGACATCGGCGAATTCAAGGATGTCGCGGTCATCGAACTGCTGGTCAAGCCCGGCGAGGTCATCGCGGTCGATACCGGGCTGATCATGGTGGAGTCCGACAAGGCCTCGATGGAGATTCCGTCGAGCCATGCGGGCACCGTGAAGGAGCTGAAGATCGCGCTCGGCGACAAGGTCAGCGAAGGCTCGGTGATCCTGGTGATCGAAACGTCGCCCGCCGCGCCCGCTGCGGCGCCGGCCCCTGCGCCCGCACCGGCAGCTGCTGCCGCACCCGCTGCCGCGGCTCCCGCGCCCGTGGCAGGCAGCTACACCGGCAAGGCCGACATCGAGTGCGAAGTGCTCGTGCTCGGCGCCGGCCCCGGCGGCTACTCGGCCGCGTTCCGCAGCGCGGACCTCGGCATGAAGACCGTGCTGGTCGAACGCTACGCCACCCTCGGCGGCGTGTGCCTCAACGTGGGCTGCATCCCCTCGAAGGCACTGCTGCACACGGCCGGCGTGATGGACGAGGTGAAGCTGCTCGCCAAGCACGGCATCAAGTACGCCGCGCCCGAAGTCGACATCGACGCGCTGCGCGGCTTCAAGGACGGCGTCATCAAGAAGCTCACCGGCGGCCTGGCCGGCATGGCGAAGGCGCGCAAGGTCGAGGTCGTCACCGGCGTGGGCAGCTTCCTGGATGCCTATCACCTCGAGGTGGCGGGCGAGGGCGGCACGAAGAAGGTGGTGAAGTTCGCCAAGGCCATCATCGCCGCGGGCTCGCAGGCCGTGAAGCTGCCCTTCATGCCCGAGGACGAACGCGTCGTCGACTCCACCGGCGCGCTGCTGCTCAAGGGCATCCCCAAGCGCATGCTGGTGATCGGCGGCGGCATCATCGGCCTGGAAATGGCCACGGTGTATTCGACGCTGGGCACGCGCATCGACGTGGTCGAAATGCTCGACGGCCTGATGCAGGGGGCCGACCGCGACCTCGTCAAGGTGTGGGAGAAGTTCAACGCGCCACGCTTCGACAACGTCATGCTCAAGACCAAGACCGTCGGTGCCAAGGCCACCAAGGCCGGCATCGAGGTCAGCTTCGAAGGCGAGAAGGCGCCTTCGGCTCCGCAGGTCTACGACTTGGTGCTGGTGGCCGTGGGCCGCAGCCCCAACGGCAAGAAGATCGCGGCCGACAAGGCCAGCGTGGCCGTCACCGACCGCGGCTTCATCAATGTCGACAAGCAGATGCGCACCAACGTACCGCACATCTTCGCCATCGGCGACATCGTGGGCCAGCCCATGCTGGCGCACAAGGCGGTGCACGAGGCACACGTGGCGGCCGAGGCGGCGCACGGCGAGGCGTCGTTCTTCGATGCGCGGCAGATTCCCTCCGTGGCCTATACCGATCCCGAGGTGGCCTGGGCCGGAAAGACGGAAGAGCAGTGCAAGGCCGAGGGCCTGAAGATCGGCAAGGCCGTGTTCCCGTGGGCCG is a genomic window of Variovorax sp. V213 containing:
- the aceE gene encoding pyruvate dehydrogenase (acetyl-transferring), homodimeric type, giving the protein MSTMGDLDPTETGEWIDALGAVQQHRGSERTNFLLNRLVDQGRRDGVYVPRSLNTAYKNTIPPEQEEKSPGNREIEHRLRSIIRWNAMAIILRANKDSSELGGHIASFQSAATLYDIGFGHFWHAATDTHGGDLLFIQGHSSPGIYARAFLEGRLSEQQLLNYRQESEGGGIPSYPHPWLMPDFWQFPTVSMGLGPLMAIYQARFLKYLHGRGLADTAPRKVWAFMGDGEMDEPESLGAISLAGRESLDNLVFVINCNLQRLDGPVRGNGKIVQELESVFRGAGWNVIKVLWGSGWDKLLAKDKSGKLLQRMEECVDGEYQDFKSKSGAYVREHFFGKYDETKALVADMSDDEIWGLTRGGHDPEKVFAAYAAAVKHKGQPTLILPKTVKGYGMGESGEGQMIAHQAKKMTQDALRGFRDRFQIPVSDEELPNVPFIQLAEDSPEMKYLRERRAALGGYLPQRRRKSTALEIPPLATFERLLKDTGEREISTTMAFVQMLGTLVRDKAIGKHVVPIVPDESRTFGMEGMFRQLGIWSSLGQLYKPQDADQLMYYRESKDGQVLQEGINEGGAMSSWIVAATSYSTNNVPMIPFYIYYSMFGLQRVGDLAWLAGDMRARGFLLGGTAGRTTLNGEGLQHEDGHSHILAGTIPNCVSYDPTFAYEVVAIVRDGMRRMYAEQEDVYYYITLMNENYPHPGMPEGSEAGILKGLYQLSDGGKAPKKGHRVQLMGSGTILREVMFAAELLKADFGIAADVWSATSYNELRRDGMAAERWSRLHPTEPARKSHVEQCLEGHDGPVIAATDYMRNYADQVREYVHASGRRYTVLGTDGFGRSDYRKKLRRFFEVDRWHVAVAALKALADDGVIRHAVVAEAIAKYGLDAERAAPWTV
- the aceF gene encoding dihydrolipoyllysine-residue acetyltransferase is translated as MSNAIDIKVPDIGDFSDVPVIEIFVKPGDTVKAEDPLVSLESDKATMEVPAPRGGVVESIAVKLGDKVSEGSVIMTFKAEGGSAAPAPAEAAKPSVSAAPSATSAPAGVAEVRVPDIGDFKDVPVIEIFVKVGDTVKAEDPIVSLESDKATMDVPAPLSGVVTAIGIKIGDKVSEGSVILSLATGDAPAANAAAPAPAAPAAAAPTQAAASAGGTIDEAAFALAYAGPAVRKLARELGVDLGKLKGTGDHGRIVRADVEAFAKGGGASAAPAAGKAGAAPAGGGVGGIDLLPWPKVDFAKFGPTERKELSRIKKISAANLHRNWVVIPHVTTHDEADITDLEQFRVQMNKELEKSGVKISMLPFMMKAAVAALKKFPEFNASLDGDALVLKNYWHIGFAADTPNGLMVPVIRDVDKKTVPDIAKEMGELAKLARDGKLKPDQMSGGTFTISSLGGIGGIYFTPIINAPEVAIMGVCKSYWKQHSSDGKTYTSRLTLPLSLSWDHRVIDGAAAARFNVYFANVLADLRRVLF
- the lpdA gene encoding dihydrolipoyl dehydrogenase, which gives rise to MAHMVEVKVPDIGEFKDVAVIELLVKPGEVIAVDTGLIMVESDKASMEIPSSHAGTVKELKIALGDKVSEGSVILVIETSPAAPAAAPAPAPAPAAAAAPAAAAPAPVAGSYTGKADIECEVLVLGAGPGGYSAAFRSADLGMKTVLVERYATLGGVCLNVGCIPSKALLHTAGVMDEVKLLAKHGIKYAAPEVDIDALRGFKDGVIKKLTGGLAGMAKARKVEVVTGVGSFLDAYHLEVAGEGGTKKVVKFAKAIIAAGSQAVKLPFMPEDERVVDSTGALLLKGIPKRMLVIGGGIIGLEMATVYSTLGTRIDVVEMLDGLMQGADRDLVKVWEKFNAPRFDNVMLKTKTVGAKATKAGIEVSFEGEKAPSAPQVYDLVLVAVGRSPNGKKIAADKASVAVTDRGFINVDKQMRTNVPHIFAIGDIVGQPMLAHKAVHEAHVAAEAAHGEASFFDARQIPSVAYTDPEVAWAGKTEEQCKAEGLKIGKAVFPWAASGRAIANGRDEGFTKLLFDEATHRIVGGGIVGTHAGDLISEVCLAIEMGCEPADIGKTIHPHPTLGESIGMAAEVFEGHCTDLPPVKKK